The sequence GAGAGAGTTTTTGCCAGCGTTCTAGTAATTGATCGTCCTCTTCCTGAGTTCTCTCAGGTGCGCAATATGCAACAAACCATTCAGGTAGTAAGGTTCGCCACTCCTCATCATCATAAGACAACCAGTTTTTCTTACTCTGTCTAAGCACTATCTGCAAGACTTTTCGACATCTGTTGAGAACATTATTTGCATCTCTTGGACACTGAATTCTGAACCAGACGATAAATCCTTTTCTTTTTTCTTCTTCTCCAGGCTCAACTCCTTTTGATAAATGACGCAATTCCTCTGATGGATTCACAATCGCTTTATAACTCCGATTAAAGTAAATGTTAAGCTTGTTCAAGATAGTATTGGAAACGAGTTTCTAGTTTCTCAATCGATAAATCTTGCGTCCAAAATTCTACCAAAGCGTGACCGAAAGCCCAAGCATTTTTATCTGGTGAAGCAGAATTTTCTAGCAGCAACGACCACAAAGAAAGTAAGTCGAAATTACGGATATTACTATTATCTGGACTTAAAAGTTGGAAAAGGTCGTAAGCCATTTGTAATTTCCCAATAACCACAGGTAATTGTTCCACAGGAATTTGTTCTGCTAACGCATAAGCTAAAGCTGGCGAACCAGTGGAAATAGTCGAAAGAAATCGCAGAATAGGACTTTTTAATAAAGCAGTTAAACCTTGGGTAGTTGACAATTGAAAAGTGTAGCGATCGATAATTTTTGCAGCAGCAACAGTACGGGCTTCTTGGTTGCGTAAAAAACGCGCAAGGCGAAGTTGTTTTGCGGGATCGAGATTATTAATTAAGGCTAAAGAAAGTGAATTTATGTTCCAAGAATTGCGATTTGTTTTGCTATCAAAAGTAACAACTGGTATAATTAAATTAGAAAATTCTTGCAAACGTTCCGCTCGATATTCAGTTGCTTCGCGAATCGATTTTTCCTTGGGACGAGTGCCTGTTTGCCAATTATAAGGCGGTTCCCATTCGCGGATAGGACGCAAACGATCTACTTGAGTAACAATCGTAATTATTGGTAAATCGGCGACTTCCTCTTTCATATCTTGGAGAAAGTCTACATCCATTTGTAAAGCAGGATCGAGGGCAGGTGTTACTAATAAAAGTAAATCGGCATTGGTGACATAATCTAAGACTAAATCGCGCAATTCTCCACGATCTACTTGTTCGTAACCGGGTGTATCCCAAAGAGTTAAAGTTTCGCCAGTAGGAGTTTCCCAGTGATAATTTTGGATGCGATCTGTACTGGGTAAAACGTCAACTTCAGCGCGATCTGCTTGAAATAAAGTATTAATTAAACTACTTTTACCCGAACCAGTTCGTCCTGCGAGTAAAATACTTACAGGCTTTTGTTTAACTTGTTCTACAGGTTCAGCTTGGGCGATAATTTCTTGCAGGGTTTTAGTTTTCGCTTTTGGTAAAGTTGGGGTAGAATTAGTAGGAGAAGAATCTTCAGTCAAATTGGGAGTAGTACCACTATAAAGCGCGATCGCCTGACGAGACAAATTCCTTAAAGCCGCCTCTCGTAACATTTGACTCAAATTCGCCAAAAGTTGCTGTGTAGCTTGATTATTCGCAGGTTGACTAGCTACTTTTGTCACCGCAACTACCGGATTAATTAC comes from Oscillatoria salina IIICB1 and encodes:
- a CDS encoding GTPase family protein, producing MVRLKPWQWVVLGLPIAAIALFLLISAGMQIHEWGINWIWAVFIVVFAGWRWLLVKWTRPAIAEVESVMAQVNADLEAAEDRALTGDDATKEAELALQKVIQATKDDAPIWEDWQTFWQRCQDLVVAIAHIYHPEVKYPLLSIYVPQAYTLIRGTVDDLDRWMQQISPVLNQVTVGQAYQAYEVYRKLEPSARKLWQVWNWAQWVINPVVAVTKVASQPANNQATQQLLANLSQMLREAALRNLSRQAIALYSGTTPNLTEDSSPTNSTPTLPKAKTKTLQEIIAQAEPVEQVKQKPVSILLAGRTGSGKSSLINTLFQADRAEVDVLPSTDRIQNYHWETPTGETLTLWDTPGYEQVDRGELRDLVLDYVTNADLLLLVTPALDPALQMDVDFLQDMKEEVADLPIITIVTQVDRLRPIREWEPPYNWQTGTRPKEKSIREATEYRAERLQEFSNLIIPVVTFDSKTNRNSWNINSLSLALINNLDPAKQLRLARFLRNQEARTVAAAKIIDRYTFQLSTTQGLTALLKSPILRFLSTISTGSPALAYALAEQIPVEQLPVVIGKLQMAYDLFQLLSPDNSNIRNFDLLSLWSLLLENSASPDKNAWAFGHALVEFWTQDLSIEKLETRFQYYLEQA